A stretch of Besnoitia besnoiti strain Bb-Ger1 chromosome Unknown contig00015, whole genome shotgun sequence DNA encodes these proteins:
- a CDS encoding uncharacterized protein (encoded by transcript BESB_028850) has protein sequence MAHALSVRSCVFLSTALLLVAGLSPEEDRAVYIHPALQGARGEDSPRTPQENEMEGKQVGEASQGCEEGAFERDPNVLLSGDEASSSFFESMVASFLSLLCDMFPRGRGDSGLEEKMYDAAAAKEEIACERRANGLFGKAARSGLRNKSEDGNKKN, from the coding sequence ATGGCGCACGCACTGAGTGTCCGCTcgtgtgtttttctctcgacagctctcctcctcgtcgcgggcCTGTCGCCTGAGGAGGACCGcgcggtgtacatacacccggCGCTccagggcgcgcgaggggaAGATTCTCCGCGGACACCCCAAGAAAACGAAATGGAAGGGAAGCAAGTGGGTGAAGCTTCGCAGGGCTGTGAGGAAGGCGCCTTTGAGCGTGACCCGAACGTGCTGCTGTCGGGCGACGAAgcttcgtcgtccttcttcgAGAGCATGGTCGCgagcttcctctctctcttgtgcGACATGTtcccgcgcgggcgaggcgacagcggacTCGAAGAGAAGATGtacgacgccgccgctgcgaaggaggagatcgcgtgcgagcgccgcgccaaCGGCCTCTTCGGGAAGGCCGCCAGGTCTGGCTTGAGGAATAAATCCGAAGATGGCAACAAGAAAAACTGA
- a CDS encoding putative histamine-releasing factor (encoded by transcript BESB_028820) — protein sequence MKVFKDVFTGDELCSDSYNQEAPMEDASLMDVAFEVKTKRVVKGAEDYGIADNSEEDGGGVDSATETVIDVVDAFRLQETPFSKKEFGTYIKGYMQRVKAHLEAKQPDRVDKFMSGGQALVKKILGQFDDFQFFLGESADCEAGVVFAYYKDGEEAPRLIYIRDGLKEEKY from the exons ATGAAGGTCTTCAAGGATGTTTTCACTGGCGACGAGCTCTGCTCGGACTCGTACAATCAGGAGGCTCCCATGGAGGACGCCTCTCTGATGGATG TTGCCTTCGAGGTCAAGACCAAGCGCGTCGTGAAGGGTGCGGAGGACTACGGTATCGCTGACAACAG cgaggaagacggtGGCGGCGTGGACAGCGCGACTGAGACCGTCATCGACGTCGTCGACGCCTTCCGTCTTCAGGAGACTCCATTCTCGAAGAAGGAGTTCGGTACCTACATCAAGGGCTACATGCAGCGCGTGAAGGCGCACctcgaggcgaagcagccggATCGCGTCGACAAGTTCATGAGCGGCGGCCAGGCCCTCGTGAAGAAGATCCTCGGTCAGTTCGACGACTTCCAGTTCTTCCTCGGCGAGAGCGCGGACTGCGAGgcaggcgtcgtcttcgcctacTAcaaggacggcgaggaggctcCCCGCCTCATCTACATCCGCGACGGTCTCAAGGAGGAGAAGTACtaa
- a CDS encoding putative werner helicase interacting protein 1 (encoded by transcript BESB_028840), with protein MEESCAEAIVIDSDEEGGDTAGENGKASACLLGDAAEETGRGGSAAVGGDLLEFEEEERQSANAKGECNGDFGLDDADFALVADDAPLKWISEENKDSEAPLSSASRRFYVWKEDERRFEEILHPTEEHVTLARRRLQLLTASSASSGAAVSPSHAPLQPQSSPSSSPLSAADSAPSSPFVVAVPSVGARVRGVPSWLCVPPDVRTREALNSLWTIVVRDAQNSQSPSERHADRPPPASSSSSSSSASEAATPPPSASSPAPPPSAASPAQADLHALYPSWLFLTRDFSPAPEQIAALWRRVRADVASFVAQKRDAKTQRERAQRKGSRPSAVCAARDEAEDELLPAVLLEETRERERRNGDLPDRSASASPPSGAPPSALLQRPVKREAAKQTSSSFVAELLRKARPSHPPHASAKAPPTSHSAPSIVSSAFSPASSEPGNLVGAQGASKKAPPPALSLSRKALGVHTADVLGDRLTRRGREGDGEQDGVDAAGHPRKKQTPDGPVKTLFGAAAGARLVPEARRGARLPLASAKHVAPVRTPSFPSGGKPVERRPDAKEERDGEPHAPGGAAKRSRHAYTPLAERLRPETLDEFVGQHGSIQGGRGTIRELIEAGHLPSLILWGPPGCGKTTVALLAGRCAGRKARASAASGSSSSSSSVPPPVFKKMSAVTCGVNDVRQVVREALTTRATTAQKTILFLDEIHRFNKAQQDALLPHVESGTIILIGATTENPSFEVNRALLSRCRVCKLEPLSEEDLKIILQRAAKEERVVITDDAVAVLCRLADGDARRALNMLENAVHHQRAATDALTPPVASPSTGRASPLSAQLPDTPVEQAEEAPSEAARKQLLIDVTSLESAATKSHLLYDKNRDTYYDLISALHKSVRGSDEHAAVYYLTRMLEAGEDPLKIARRIVRMASEDIGLANPSALPLCVSAYQASHFTGMPECSTALAMAVIYLCKCPKSNAVDVAYANAKKIIHEHPDAAVPLHIRNAPTSLMRQLGYATGYVFTNQPLATPPHLQPPEFRAQTYLPDVLLGTKIVPDITPPRQNKGA; from the exons atGGAGGAAAGTTGCGCGGAGGCGATTGTGATTGACTCTGACGAAGAGGGGGGCGACACCGCTGGGGAGAATGGAAAGGCTTCAGCCTGTTTACTAGGCgatgcggcggaggagaccgggagaggcggcagcgcggcggtaGGCGGAGATCTCCTAGAgttcgaagaggaggaaagacaAAGCGCGAACGCGAAAGGAGAGTGCAACGGAGATTTCGGGCTGGACGACGCGGATTTCGCACTCGTGGCAGACGATGCACCGCTCAAGTGGATCTCCGAGGAGAATAAAGACTCCGAGGCCCCGCTGTCATCGGCTTCTCGTCGATTTTACGTCTGGAAAGAAGATGAAAGACGCTTCGAAGAGATCCTCCATCCTACAGAGGAGCATGtgacgctcgcgcgccgccgcctgcagctcttGACCGCTTCATCCGCCTCGTCTggcgctgctgtctcgccctcgcatgcgccgctccagccccagtcttccccttcttcgtctccccttTCTGCGGCGGACTCGGCGCCGAGTTCCCcgttcgtcgtcgccgttccGAGCGTCGGTGCGCGCGTCCGTGGCGTGCCTTCCTGGCTGTGTGTTCCCCCCGACGTAcgcacgcgagaggcgctcaACTCGCTGTGGACGATAGTTGTGCGCGACGCGCAAAACTCGCAGTCGCCCTCCGAGAGACACGCCGAtcgccctcctcccgcgtcgtcgtcgtcgtcgtcttcgtctgcttctgaAGCCGCCACGCCTCCACCCAgtgcctcgtctcccgcaccgcctccttctgccgcgtcgcccgcccaGGCCGACCTGCATGCGCTTTATCCTTCGTGGCTGTTTCTGACTCGAgacttctcgcctgcgcccgagCAGATTGCcgccctctggcgccgcgtccgcgccgacgtcgcctccttcgtggcgcagaagcgggatgcgaagacgcagcgcgagcgagcgcagagaaagGGTAGTCGCCCCAGCGCcgtgtgcgccgcgcgagacgaggcggaagacgagctgctgccggcTGTGCTTCtcgaagagacgcgcgagcgagagaggcgaaacggCGACCTGCCGGACCGCTCAGCGTCGGCGTCCCCTCCCTCGGGCGCTCCCCCCtcggctctgctgcagcgaccAGTCAAGAGGGAAGCGGCCAAGCAGacctcgtcgtccttcgTCGCGGAGCTGCTCCGGAAAGCGCGGCCTTCGCatccgccgcacgcgtctgCAAAGGCGCCTCCCACCTCCCACTCGGCTCCATCGATCGTGTCTTCTGCTTTCTCACCGGCTTCTTCTGAGCCGGGAAACCTGGTCGGCGCTCAGGGCGCGTCCAagaaagcgccgccgcccgcactctctctctcgagaaAGGCCCTCGGCGTGCACACAGCCGACGTGTTGGGCGATCGGCTgacccgccgcgggcgcgagggcgacggcgagcaggaCGGGGTGGACGCGGCTGGTCacccgaggaagaagcagacgcctGACGGTCCGGTGAAGACCTTAttcggcgcggccgcgggcgcgcggctcgtaccggaggcgaggcgcggcgcgcggcttcctctcgcctccgcgaagcACGTCGCGCCGGTGAGGACTCCGAGCTTTCCTTCCGGCGGAAAGCCGGTGGAGCGCCGCCCAgacgcgaaagaagagagagacggagagccACACGCGCCAGGCGGGGCTGCGAAGCGCAGCAGGCACGCGTACACCCCTCTCGCGGAGCGACTCAGACCCGAG acGCTCGATGAGTTCGTCGGACAGCACGGAAGCATTCAGGGCGGTCGCGGCACGATTCGCGAGCTAATTGAG gcggGACATCTGCCGTCGCTGATCCTCTGGGGCCCGCCAGGCTGCGGGAAGACGACCGTGGCGCTCCTGGCGGGGCGGTGTGCcgggcggaaggcgcgcgcgtcggctgcgtccggctcttcgtcctcgtcgtcttctgtgCCTCCGCCCGTCTTCAAGAAGATGTCTGCGGTTACCTGCGGGGTGAACGACGTGCGGCAG GTCGTCCGTGAAGCCTTGACGACtcgagcgacgacggcgcagaagacgatTCTCTTTCTCGACGAGATTCACCGCTTCAACAAG GCCCAGCAGGACGCTCTCTTGCCTCACGTCGAGAGTGGAACGATCATTCTCATCGGCGCGACAACCGAAAATCC gTCGTTTGAAGTGAACCGCGCGCTTCTTTCTCGTTGCCGTGTGTGCAAGCTCGAGCCTCTCTCTGAGGAAGACCTAAAAATTATTCTGCAGCGTGCGGCGAAAGAGGAGAG GGTCGTCATCACCGacgacgcggtcgccgtcctctgca GACTGGCGGACGGAGATGCGCGCCGTGCACTGAACAT GCTGGAGAACGCCGTCCATCACCAGAGAGCCGCGACCGACGCGCTGACGCCTCCggtcgcgtctccctctacaggccgcgcgtctcctctctctgcgcagcttCCTGATACCCCCGTTGAGCAGGCTgaagaggcgccgagcgaggcggcgcgcaagcAGCTCCTGATAGACGTGACTTCTTTAGAGAGTGCCG CGACCAAGTCGCATCTTCTTTACGACAAAAACCGAGACACGTACTACGACCTCATTTCGGCGCTCCACAAGAGCGTTCGCG GAAGCGATGAACACGCGGCTGTGTACTACCTGACGCGGATGCTGGAGGCCGGCGAAGATCCTCTCAAAATCGCGAGGCGCATCGTTCGCATGGCTTCAGAG GACATCGGCTTGGCGAATccctctgcgctgccgctctgcgtctccgcgtaCCAAGCCTCGCACTTCACGGGGATGCCTGAGTGCTCAACCGCGCTCGCCATGGCGGTCATTTACCTCTGCAAATGCCCGAAATCCAACGCTGTCGACGTCG CGTACGCGAACGCGAAGAAAATCATCCACGAACACCCCGACGCGGCAGTGCCTTTGCACATCCGTAACGCGCCGACGAGTCTCATGCGACAACTCGGGTACGCGACGGGGTACGTCTTCACCAACCAGCCGCTCGCGACCCCGCCTCATCTGCAGCCGCCAGAGTTCAGGGCGCAGACGTACCTCCCAGACGTCCTCCTTGGCACGAAGATCGTCCCAGACATCACGCCGCCGAGACAAAACAAAGGCGCGTAG
- a CDS encoding slc30a2 protein (encoded by transcript BESB_028870): MPRARKRGGGGGAAPAASQSKKLSVAPCPSDGVQAADAEPQPATSPDKAENALPASYPEEEVGVSSAATMVPVSGAPSSCCSRSNTSSMCVSPSRNVSASPEAAASAGPSSRHGAPSADGNTRGSSTKKQPSRRDATSPAAESGSRPSRFSCSSGCTGETQEEAPDAVAPPPSASRLLTCNGRSSRELFALAETTQPCDAAAEGGGGDARAWPRAPACAAMRCSEPQREGGSRNGALLSVHAHHAPEIDREAGQPSRGRCGGACEHEHSHCHSRAQVHAHDEPRHGHEHPLLHSGNQRARQKLVTASMVCCVFMVVELVAGILANSLALMTDASHLLSDLCAFLISLFALWVSELKGNPSMSFGYHRAEILGALLSVLLIWALTAFLIYEACFRVVDPPAVDGRLMFWTAVVGTAANLFMTHILKVHSHGIGHVHSHENECCSSGGAGTGAGSHETAAPQALEALEAGHRLEACLTSAPAEEEMQPRPVLLVERPPSASSAGSTAGDVYVRLEDTLDDKDFENMNLRAAYIHALGDLLQNVGVMIASALIWWQPTWAIADPICTFIFSIFVLFTTLSILKEALNVLMEGTPIGIDARALQEDLLLIPGVVEVHDLHVWSLSVGRPSLACHLVVANEDDARSVLRKATILCQRKYSILHTTVQTDFSADKRSCETAAHQKCSDRMKVFDY, from the exons atgccgcgcgcgaggaagagaggaggaggaggtggcgccgcgcctgcggcctcgcagagCAAGAAGTTGAGCGTCGCCCCATGCCCCTCCGACGGCGtgcaggcggcagacgccgagccgcagccggctACCTCGCCCGACAAAGCCGAGAACGCCCTCCCCGCGTCCTACCCCGAAGAAGAGGTGGGcgtcagcagcgccgcgaccatGGTTCCCGTCTCTGGCGCGccttcgagctgctgctcgcgcagcaACACGTCCAGCATGTGCGTGTCTCCGAGTCGAaacgtctccgcgtcgcccgagGCAGCGGCCAGCGCGGGCCCCTCCAGCCGCCacggcgcgccctccgctgaCGGCAACACCCGCGGCTCAAGCACGAAAAAACAGCCGAGTCGCCGAGACGCGACGAgtcccgcggcggagagcggcagccgcccgaGTCGTTTCTCGTGCTCCAGTGGATGCAcgggcgagacgcaggaggaggcgcccgacgccgtcgccccgccTCCCTCGGCCTCTCGCCTGCTCACGTGCAACGGACGCAGCTCGCGGGAGCTCTTTGCGCttgcggagacgacgcagccctgcgacgcggctgcggaggggggaggcggcgacgcgcgggcgtGGCCCcgggcgcccgcctgcgcggcgatgcgctgctctgagccgcagcgcgagggggGGAGTCGCAACGGCGCGCTGCTCAGCGTGCACGCGCACCACGCGCCCGAAATCGACCGCGAGGCCGGGCAGCCAAGCCGCGGTcgatgcggaggcgcctgcgaacACGAACATTCGCATTGTCATTCGCGTGCGCAAGTGCATGCGCACGACGAGCCACGCCACGGCCATGAGCATCCGCTGCTGCACTCGGGGAaccagcgcgcgaggcagaagctCGTCACGGCCTCGATGGTGTGCTGTGTCTTCATGGTCGTGGAACTGGTCGCTGGCATCCTTGCCAACTCGCTCGCGCTCATGACCGACGCCTCGCATCTCCTCTCGGatctctgcgccttcctcaTCAG TTTGTTCGCCCTCTGGGTGTCGGAGTTGAAGGGGAATCCGTCCATGTCGTTCGGCTACCACCGCGCGGAGAttctcggcgcgctgctCTCGGTGCTGCTGATCTGGGCGCTGACGGCGTTCCTGATCTACGAGGCCTGCTTCCGCGTCGTGGACCCGCCAGCAGTCGACGGCCGGCTGATGTTTTGGACGGCGGTTGTGGGCACTGCCGCGAACCTCTTCATGACGCACATCCTCAAAGTGCACTCGCACGGCATCGGGCATGTCCACTCCCACGAGAACGAATGCTGCAgtagcggcggcgccggcaccggcgccggcagccacgagactgcagcgccgcaggcgctggaggccctCGAAGCCGGGCATCGCCTCGAGGCTTGTCTCACGTCCGCGCCAGCCGAAGAGGagatgcagccgcgccctgTACTCCTTGTCGAGCGCCCTccgagcgccagcagcgccggcagcactGCTGGCGACGTCTACGTGCGCCTCGAGGACACGCTTGATGACAAAGACTTCGAGAACATGAACCTACGCGCCGCGTACATTCACGCGCTTGGAGACCTGCTCCAAAACGTCGGAGTCATGATCGCCTCCGCACTCATCTG GTGGCAGCCGACTTGGGCGATCGCGGATCCGATTTGCACGTTCATCTTCTCGATCTTCGTGCTCTTCACCACGCTTTCGATTCTGAAAGAg GCTTTGAACGTTCTTATGGAGGGCACGCCGATCGGcatcgacgcgcgcgcgctgcaggaggacTTGCTGTTGATTCCTGGCGTCGTTGAAGTCCACGACCTGCACGTCTGGTCGCTCTCCGTCGGGCGTCCCTCGCTCGCTTGCCACCTCGTCGTCG cgAACGAAGATGACGCGCGGAGCGTTTTGCGCAAGGCGACGATTCTCTGTCAGCGCAAGTATTCGATTCTCCACACGACAGTCCAG ACGGACTTTTCTGCGGACAAGAGGAGCTGCGAGACGGCGGCTCACCAGAAGTGCAGCGACCGCATGAAAGTCTTTGACTATTGa
- a CDS encoding putative seryl-tRNA synthetase, cytoplasmic (encoded by transcript BESB_028810) gives MAIDINLLRAEKGGDPEVVRDSEVRRGRSPAVVNETIEVDKKWRENLFQLEQLKKELNALNKEIGQRKKKDAKDPCEELLAKTAELKQRLPTVEAAASEAEQRRESLLHRIGNIVHKSVPVSNDEANNAVVRTWGSFDRSVKIDGTPGRMHHHQILARLGGVDFRKGVEAAGHRGYFLKGAGMLLNVALAQYGLAFLLRKGYTPIQPPFFMRKEVMARAAELKDFEETLYRIPHTGSSSGAAAAAAGDKKNGAEKKGAENADRDDLFLIATSEQPLCSLHMGETIEEKELPIRYAGYSSCFRKEAGAHGKDCWGIFRVHQFEKIEQFCITTPEESWKMHEEMIGAAEEFYQSLELPYRVVSIVTGALNDAAAKKYDLEAWFPGYADYRELVSCSNCTDYQARALDIRLAHKAGTAKGADKNEKSHVHMLNATLVATQRCLCCVLENYQTPTGVKVPRVLVPYMGGAEFLPFVDEAGEDLKKESSQ, from the coding sequence ATGGCGATTGACATCaacctgctgcgcgccgagaAAGGCGGCGACCCCGAGGTGGTGCGCGACAGCGaagtccgccgcggccgctctccGGCAGTTGTCAACGAGACGATTGAAGTCGACAAGAAGTGGCGGGAGAACTTGTTTCAGCTGGAGCAGCTCAAGAAGGAGTTGAACGCGCTCAACAAGGAGATTGGCCAGCgcaagaagaaggacgcgaaggaTCCGTGTGAGGAGTTGctcgcgaagacggcggagctgaagcagcggctgccgaccgtcgaggccgctgcgtctgaggcggagcagaggcgcgagagtcTGCTGCACCGCATCGGCAACATCGTGCACAAGTCCGTGCCGGTCTCGAACGACGAAGCGAACAACGCAGTCGTGCGGACCTGGGGCTCTTTCGACCGGAGCGTCAAGATCGACGGCACCCCAGGCCGCATGCACCACCACCAGATCCTGGCTCGCCTCGGAGGCGTGGACTTCAGGAAGGGCGTGGAGGCCGCTGGCCACCGCGGCTACTTTTTGAAGGGCGCAGGCATGCTCCTGAACGTCGCCCTGGCGCAGTACGGCCTCGCCTTTCTGCTGCGGAAGGGCTACACCCCCATTCAGCCGCCCTTCTTTATGCGGAAGGAGGTCatggcgcgcgccgcggagctcaAGGACTTCGAGGAGACGCTGTACCGAATCCCGCACacgggcagcagcagcggtgcggcggccgccgcggctggcgacaAGAAGaacggcgcggagaagaagggcgcggagaaTGCCGACCGGGACGACTTGTTCCTCATCGCCACGTCTGAGCAGCCGCTCTGCAGCTTGCACATGGGCGAGACCatcgaggagaaggagctgcCGATTCGCTACGCGGGCTACAGCTCGTGCTTCCGCAAGGAGGCTGGCGCCCACGGCAAGGACTGCTGGGGAATCTTCCGCGTCCACCAGTTCGAGAAAATCGAGCAATTTTGCATCACCACGCCGGAGGAGTCGTGGAAGATGCACGAGGAGATGAttggcgccgccgaggagttCTATCAGTCGCTGGAGCTGCCCTACCGCGTCGTGTCGATCGTCACTGGCGCTCTgaacgacgcggccgccAAGAAATACGACTTGGAGGCCTGGTTCCCAGGCTACGCGGACTACCGCGAACTCGTCTCCTGCTCCAACTGCACAGATtaccaggcgcgcgcgctggacaTCCGTCTCGCCCACAAGGCAGGCACCGCGAAGGGCGCCGACAAGAACGAGAAGAGCCACGTCCACATGCTCAACGCCACGCTGGTCGCCACGCAGCGCTGCCTGTGCTGCGTGTTGGAGAACTACCAGACGCCGACCGGCGTCAAGGTgccgcgcgtcctcgtcccCTACAtgggcggcgccgagttCCTTCCCTTCGTCGACGAAGCGGGCGAAGACCTCAAGAAGGAGAGCTCGCAGTAG
- a CDS encoding ubiquitin-conjugating enzyme subfamily protein (encoded by transcript BESB_028860), protein MNRDRGGGRGAFLAAGRLSREFALLKRQGGVPYVDICPDIDDLLTWHFVLHDLPADSPYHGGVYHGKLVFPPNYPFAPPSIFMLTPSGRFSVNQRLCMSMSDFHPESWNPSWRLETLVTGFLSFMLDAADPATHGSISTSHAQRRRLALQSFAENKRHKNFATMFPHFVDDSKFNPSRGFSLSGATLAAPAAAGAAPSQLPFSLPSFGGAALLRNAAALFFPRADSGGEPAAGRQECSTPEEKRSEGSGEGGRGGAGRLREGLAAWEPGSAARLSSPAIAVVILVAASLAALLNRWIV, encoded by the exons ATGAATCGCGacaggggcggcgggcgcggagcctTTCTCGCCGCGGGTCGCCTCAGCCGGGAGTTCGCGCTGCTGAAGCGCCAGGGCGGAGTGCCGTACGTCGACATTTGTCCCGACATCGACGATTTGCTCACCTGGCATTTTGTTTT ACACGACTTGCCCGCTGACTCCCCGTATCATGGAGGCGTCTACCACGGCAAGCTG GTATTTCCTCCCAACTACCCGTTTGCTCCTCCCTCGATCTTCATGCTGACGCCGAGCGGGCGCTTCTCCGTTAACCAGCGACTCTGTATGTCGATGAGCGATTTTCATCCG GAGTCTTGGAATCCTTCTTGGCGGCTGGAGACCCTCGTCACCGGATTTCTGAGCTTCATGCTCG ACGCCGCAGATCCTGCGACACATGGCAGCATCTCAACGagccacgcgcagcgccggcgcttgGCGCTGCAGTCGTTCGCTGAGAACAAACGCCACAAAAACTTCGCCACCATGTTCCCCCATTTCGTGGACGACTCGAAATTC AACCCGTCGCGCGGTTTTTCGCTCTCAGGGGCGACgctggcggctcctgcggcagcgggggcggcgccttctcagcTTCCCTTTTCGTTGCCTTCTtttggcggcgccgccctcttgCGAAATGCTGCGGCGTTGTTTTTTCcgcgcgcagacagcggGGGGGAGCCTGCGGCGGGGAGGCAGGAGTGCAGCACACCGGAGGAAAAGCGTagcgagggcagcggagagggggggaggggaggggctGGGCGACTCAGAGAAGGCCTTGCTGCCTGGGAGccaggctccgccgcgcggctgtcgtcgcccgccATCGCCGTCGTCATTCTCGTCGCAGCgagtctcgcggcgctgctgaatCGCTGGATAGTCTGA
- a CDS encoding microneme protein MIC13 (encoded by transcript BESB_028830) yields the protein MVRVAEMRLARRAAAAATACAAVAAVVSLNDAVAPVAVAGLLHAEEGEPMDPGKPTPSTSSELQRYLDGICMEKFAKLCSEGKGMYCATDVAVARKGKGTAEQTEFEWRCYDDRRLGTDRSDVQCTDNCGVLFNCRGSVNAAASVHTTVPELGLEVLNKASEFCSPQQQLLNNYCDNIHGGWVARRGVLSANDSDKRWSCYDTNKLEYRLHSECVDNCGRSHSCPGGRTGPDRANLDENVDYALIPEAASLIGSELPCEKSLVCVATLHNPPRCVSISDADVVMREEREEQEKEKEDVLKEDARKAAAVRGGGEAPPQDKRLPEPQFHIPRKDELGQTDADVASVASLQGLLNLKCAREFRWLCKTQKIDEFCVDEAVVARKDYGVYADTAAPIWRCMYENSMDSDLLSICVDDCGQLMTCEGGIDPTKVVHARWEALEIVAKTRKVDFCSGATQARLSEA from the exons ATGGTCCGCGTCGCTGAAATGAGGTTGGCTCGccgagctgctgccgcagccactgcgtgcgcggccgtcgcggccgtcgtcAGCCTGAacgacgccgtcgctcccgtcgcggtcgcgggaCTTCTACACGCGGAAGAAG GCGAGCCGATGGACCCGGGCAAGCCGACGCCGTCGACCTCCTCTGAGCTGCAGCGCTACCTGGACGGCATCTGCATGGAGAAGTTCGCGAAGCTGTGCTCTGAGGGCAAGGGCATGTACTGCGCCACGGACGTCGCGGTTGCGAGAAAGGGGAAGGGCACGGCCGAGCAGACTGAATTCGAGTGGCGATGCTACGACGACAGGCGCCTGGGCACCGATAGGAGCGACGTGCAGTGTACCGACAActgcggcgtcctcttcaactgcagaggcagcgtgaatgcggcggcgtcggtgCACACGACGGTGCCCGAACTGGGCCTGGAAGTCCTCAACAAGGCGTCTGAGTTTTGCAGTCCCCAACAGCAACTCCTCAACAACTACTGCGACAACATCCACGGGGGAtgggtcgcgcgccgcggcgtcctctccgccAACGACAGCGACAAACGATGGAGCTGCTACGACACG AACAAGCTGGAGTACCGCCTTCACAGCGAGTGCGTGGACAACTGCGGCCGGTCGCATTCATGCCCTGGCGGGCGCACAG GCCCGGATCGCGCGAATCTGGACGAGAACGTGGACTACGCGCTGATTccggaggcggcctcgctgaTTGGCAGCGAGCTGCCGTGCGAGAAGTCGCTGGTGTGCGTCGCGACGCTGCACAACCCGCCGCGGTGCGTGAGCATCAGCGACGCGGACGTGGTGATGAGGGAGGAGCGGGAAGAgcaggagaaggaaaaagaggaCGTTCtgaaggaagacgcgcggaaagcggcggcggtgcgaggtgggggcgaggcgccgccgcaagaCAAGCGGCTGCCGGAGCCGCAGTTCCACATTCCGCGCAAGGATGAGCTCGGGCAGACAGACGCCGACGTGGCGAGCGTGGCGTCTCTCCAGGGACTCCTGAACCTCAAGTGCGCCAGGGAGTTCCGCTGGCTGTgcaagacgcagaagatCGACGAGTTCTGCGTCGACgaggccgtcgtcgcccgaaAGGACTACGGCGTCTACGCGGATACTGCGGCACCCATATGGCGATGCATGTACGAAAACAGCATGGACAGCGACTTGCTGAGCATCTGCGTGGATGACTGCGGCCAACTGATGACCTGCGAAGGTGGCATCGACCCCACCAAGGTCGTTCACGCGCGGtgggaggcgctggagatcGTCGCCAAAACCCGCAAAGTGGACTTCTGCAGTGGCGCCACACAGGCGAGGTTGTCTGAAGCTTAA